ATTGATAATCATTACTAAGACTAGTTTATATTAATCTAACGTAATCAAAATTTTCATTCCTTTGATAATTCGTTCATGCAAACACCTTACGTTCTAGAGTGAAAAAAAAACAAATGACAATTTCATTTATTACATTCATGTTACATAGTACAATCTTACACTTGAATAATTATAGCGTAACCATCAACCACAAAATGCCAATCACAAGCTTATTGTATCAAACAAATTATTTTTAAGCAACCAAATCATTAATTAAAACCAAACCACACATGCATGTTGTGCTTTAATTCACTTTCTTAGTTGATCGCAGAGCAAACCCTACGAATCTCCCCATCTGATCCTGTCTTAACTTCTATAAGACTCATCTTCACCATCGAATTCCCGAACTCTGTTCCAAACCTCAAGGATGGTCTACGTAAGCCTAATAAACGTTCTATGATGACTCGAGTCTCGGTGTCATTCCACAAGACGAGATCGGACTGGAGAACCACGCGGCTTGACCTCACTTTACTTAGGAACGATGTGTCAAAGCTGCCAGCACTACCTTCGTCTAAGTCGACTCGGGCTGATGCGTCTCCAGTTTGAGGGCATCTAGCCTGAACCAATGGTACAAAACTTGGATCGATTGATGGGTCGGGTTGTCCTGTACCGTTGAAGTTGAAGAATCTGCCTCTTACCAAACCGCAACCAGCTGTCCCTATTGTGTGCCCGCCTAGTGAAACCAAAACTCGTTAAATTAGTATCAGCAAGTTGGAATTTGAATGCGCCAAATATAACATGAAATTTATTTACGATTTGATACGTACTAAATGTTGTATAACGATTCAGAACTTGTTGATTATGGAATGAATTAAATCTCGGTACAAAAAAATACACATTCGTTCGATCGAACGAGTATAGTAGATAAGTAAGTTTTGTCTAAAAGCTTACACGGTATAATATTATATCTTTTACAATAAGGAAAACCGTCTTTGTTAGATAAGAAAATTTTCATAAAGGTAATATTAAATTTTGAAAATATATAAATATGGATCTAAAGGATTTAAAATTATTTATTCACATAATTAAGGGGATGTATTCAATCTAAAATTTGTGGTGATTTGACTTTTAATGAGGTTTTAGATGATGTTAAGAAATTGCAGAGAATAAAATGATTTTTGTTAAACCACTCTAAAATATCACCTAAAACCATAGGATTTGAGTTTTATTTTTTTTAACTAAGAAACTCCACCCAAACACTCTAAAATCACTTGAAAACTTTAAAACTCCATAACTTAGAATATTTTCAATAACAGTGGATTTCAGAGTATTTTATAAAATGTCAAGTTCAATAACACTGGATTTTAGATGAGTTTTTAAAATTTATGTTTCAATAACAGTGAATTTGTCATTTTGACACAAATCGCCTAAAACTCTCAATTGAATACACCCTCTTAAATATGCATTTGTCTCAATCATGCTTTTTCTCTAAGTATTTATGCTTTGTCAGTGTCAATTCATGTTTGCTGGCAACAGAACTGCATTAAAAATTGAATGTAATGACAACATACCAACAAGGGTTACGAGATCTAGCGTGTTGAGAGTTTTAGCAGCAAAGTCTCGCTTCTGCTTGTCCACGGCATCGTTTGGTCCGGGTAAGATCACGTCCGAGGCTTGCGAAATTCGGCCGTCTAGACGTCCCAATGGCACTCGCCAGCCTTGTCCACCAGTCTGCATCACCCAAGTTTCAATACGTTAGATATTTATATATTTATACGTGCGTGTAACTATTTAAACCAAAATAACTAATTTAAAAATGTGTTACCAAAACAACGGCGTCACGAGCAGCAAGGGTAAGGATATCAGCACAAGAAACAATTCCAGGACACTCAGCCTCAAGCCTAGTCTTAGCCTCTTCAATAGCTTCAAACCCTCTCAATGAACGGTTTGGACCGGCGGTTCTCTCCGTGTTGTTACCAGCGATGAGAACCGAACCATCGCAGCCACGGACAAAGCAATCGTGAAAATGCATACGCAAAATCCCGGGTGCATTAGCCGGGTTAGACTGGACATGTTTTCGAACCACCGATGTCACAATAGACTCTACGTTTCGGCATCTATTCCCATAGAACCCAACACGCGGTCTCTGACCAACACCACGGTTTGAGCCACTGTTTCCTTGTGCAGCTACAGCTGCAACCAATACTAAAAACGTTACTAGAATGAATAGTAGATTATAACCACGACCCATTTTGTGTTTCTGATAATACTAATCAAGAAAGTGTTTGAGCTTTGTTAAAGTTGTTATTGTTTGCTGTGTGTGCTGTGTTTTGAGTTTTGGGTTAAAGGTTGTATATATAGGCCAGAAAGTCTTGGGAATAAGAATTCTGACGAGCAAGTTCGGCACACGACGCCGGAATTCATGGGAATTATATTAGTATTATAATGTTGATATAGTTAATCATTAAATAACAGTTGGTTGCATTATGATGTAGACGAGTCGGTCCATTGAACAATCATATTTTCATTGTTCTTTTGTATCCTTGTGAGCGAAGCTATCTTCGTTATTTTTTTTGACTAAAGGCTTAGCTATCTTCGTTATAATCAGATGATATGTAGCTAAACTGTAAAGAACTCGGTTAGTGATTTTCTGATTCATTTAGTGAGATTTGCAAATTTTGTAGCTGATTAATGGATTTACAATTAACCTAAAATGTGATTTGTTATTAAAAAACAATGAATTTATTGAAAATTGAAGAATATAAATGAATTGGAATTTTTTTTAACACTGATTTATATTTATATTACAATTATGATACGAGAAAGATTACATAGACGATTCGACAACCGACAATACTATATGTCTTATGAAGACTTACGCCAAACTGCATATATCACCTGAGCCGTCCTATGAAGATCCACGCCTGACCATAATTACTTGCACCATGTTGAAAATTCCTTGTAAGCTTTTCTTCCGTAATCTGCATAATTGTTTAATAAATCGCTCCCTCCGGAACTTGAAACC
This genomic interval from Brassica oleracea var. oleracea cultivar TO1000 chromosome C2, BOL, whole genome shotgun sequence contains the following:
- the LOC106324872 gene encoding peroxidase 69-like — encoded protein: MGRGYNLLFILVTFLVLVAAVAAQGNSGSNRGVGQRPRVGFYGNRCRNVESIVTSVVRKHVQSNPANAPGILRMHFHDCFVRGCDGSVLIAGNNTERTAGPNRSLRGFEAIEEAKTRLEAECPGIVSCADILTLAARDAVVLTGGQGWRVPLGRLDGRISQASDVILPGPNDAVDKQKRDFAAKTLNTLDLVTLVGGHTIGTAGCGLVRGRFFNFNGTGQPDPSIDPSFVPLVQARCPQTGDASARVDLDEGSAGSFDTSFLSKVRSSRVVLQSDLVLWNDTETRVIIERLLGLRRPSLRFGTEFGNSMVKMSLIEVKTGSDGEIRRVCSAIN